A window of the Coriobacteriia bacterium genome harbors these coding sequences:
- a CDS encoding branched-chain amino acid ABC transporter permease produces MAEDRKGVRAFFASLPRSVYIGGALAAAAAFPLLEQADLMDTVWLRVGVRALIYVLLAIGLNLVMGETGLLNLGYVAFFAVGAYTTAILSSPRLGHHFPVWALIPLSIGLAMLLGLLVTLPTLRLRGDYLAIVTLAFGEITRITFNNWDSLTNGPGGIPRIYRPEIGPLLIDTPGKFYYLILASVVVVIVLLTNLKSSRVGRAWNALREDEIAAHHTGIHPMRMKLLSVVISAGIAGLGGSLLAYYQSFINPTYFVFRESVFVVCMVVLGGMGSVPGAVLGAVGLSSLPEFVRATFSKWLPSLFPGISSSPAVSGFLQGFDTYRMLIVGIVIVIMVILRPEGLLPDKLWRREVHEEDPREQEKTRQALFDIEEGRADLEA; encoded by the coding sequence GTGGCCGAGGACAGGAAGGGCGTTCGCGCCTTCTTCGCCTCCCTGCCGAGGAGCGTCTACATCGGAGGGGCGCTCGCCGCCGCCGCGGCGTTCCCTCTGCTCGAGCAGGCGGACCTCATGGACACCGTGTGGCTGCGCGTGGGCGTTAGAGCGCTCATCTACGTGCTGCTCGCGATAGGTCTGAACCTTGTGATGGGCGAGACCGGCCTGCTCAACCTGGGCTACGTGGCCTTCTTCGCCGTAGGCGCGTACACCACCGCCATCCTGTCCTCGCCGCGGCTCGGCCATCACTTCCCGGTCTGGGCGCTGATCCCGCTCTCGATAGGGCTTGCGATGCTGCTCGGGCTGCTCGTCACGCTGCCGACCCTGAGACTGCGAGGCGACTACCTGGCGATCGTCACGCTGGCCTTCGGCGAGATAACGCGCATCACGTTCAACAACTGGGACTCGCTCACCAACGGGCCCGGCGGCATCCCGCGCATCTACCGCCCCGAGATCGGCCCCCTGCTCATCGACACGCCGGGCAAGTTCTACTACTTGATCCTGGCGTCCGTGGTCGTGGTGATCGTGCTGCTCACCAACTTGAAGAGCTCGCGCGTCGGGCGCGCGTGGAACGCCCTGCGCGAGGACGAGATCGCCGCGCACCATACCGGCATCCACCCGATGCGCATGAAGCTCCTGTCGGTCGTCATCTCCGCGGGCATCGCCGGCCTCGGGGGCTCGCTCCTGGCCTACTACCAGAGCTTCATCAACCCGACGTACTTCGTCTTCCGCGAGAGCGTCTTCGTGGTCTGCATGGTCGTCCTCGGCGGGATGGGCTCGGTCCCGGGCGCGGTCCTGGGAGCCGTGGGCCTGAGTTCTCTGCCCGAGTTCGTCCGCGCCACGTTCAGCAAGTGGCTGCCGTCGCTGTTCCCGGGAATCTCGTCCTCGCCGGCGGTCTCCGGGTTCCTGCAGGGGTTCGACACGTACCGCATGCTCATCGTCGGCATCGTCATCGTGATCATGGTGATCCTTCGCCCCGAGGGACTCCTGCCCGACAAGCTGTGGCGGCGGGAGGTCCATGAGGAGGACCCTCGCGAGCAGGAGAAGACCCGGCAAGCCCTCTTCGACATCGAAGAGGGCCGCGCGGATCTGGAGGCGTGA
- a CDS encoding ABC transporter ATP-binding protein, producing the protein MAPILEVQGVTKRFGGLKAVDGLSFTANEGEILSIIGPNGSGKTTAFNLISGLYEPDSGDILLAGESIAGLRPDQVHERGVARTFQMLRLFGNMSVLENVLVGMHSRTSGGPLAAMLRLPSMRREEQRMRERAEEILSFFPGRFSGPRQSHPAYSLSYANRRRLEIARALASDPKLLLLDEPVAGMNPMESNEVMNQIKDLRERGYTILMIEHDMKVIMGASDRVIAMDHGVKIAEGLPEDVANDAMVVEAYLGKRGAQESA; encoded by the coding sequence ATGGCGCCCATCCTCGAGGTCCAGGGCGTGACCAAGCGGTTCGGCGGCCTGAAGGCCGTCGACGGTCTGTCCTTCACGGCGAACGAGGGCGAGATCCTCTCGATCATCGGCCCGAACGGTTCGGGCAAGACCACGGCGTTCAACCTCATCTCCGGTCTCTACGAGCCCGACTCGGGCGACATCCTGCTCGCCGGCGAGTCGATCGCGGGTCTGCGCCCCGACCAGGTGCACGAGAGGGGCGTCGCACGCACCTTCCAGATGCTGCGTCTGTTCGGCAACATGAGCGTCCTGGAGAACGTGCTCGTCGGCATGCACAGCCGCACGAGCGGCGGTCCGCTCGCGGCCATGCTGCGGCTGCCTTCGATGCGCCGCGAGGAGCAGCGGATGCGCGAGCGGGCGGAGGAGATCCTCTCCTTCTTCCCCGGTCGCTTCTCGGGCCCCCGGCAGAGCCACCCCGCCTATTCGCTCTCCTACGCGAACCGCCGCCGCCTCGAGATCGCGCGAGCGCTCGCGTCCGACCCCAAGCTGCTCCTGCTGGACGAGCCGGTCGCAGGCATGAACCCCATGGAGAGCAACGAGGTCATGAACCAGATCAAGGACCTGAGGGAGCGCGGCTACACGATCCTGATGATCGAGCACGACATGAAGGTGATCATGGGGGCCTCGGACCGGGTGATAGCGATGGACCACGGCGTGAAGATCGCCGAGGGTCTGCCCGAGGACGTGGCGAACGACGCGATGGTGGTGGAGGCGTACCTTGGCAAGCGTGGCGCTCAAGAGTCGGCCTGA
- a CDS encoding ABC transporter ATP-binding protein: protein MLEFRDVRTHYGRIPILKNVDYRIGEGEIVCLLGGNASGKSTTMKTILGIVRPTSGDVVYRGEVINNLRTAERIKRGIATVPENRRLFPHLTVLENLEMGAYTRSDAKGVREDLETVYSLFPRVYERRTQRAGSMSGGEQQMVAMGRALMSRPRLVIMDEPSMGLAPALVDNNFDIIKRINAEQGVAIFVVEQNATAALSIADRGYVLQAGQVVMSGGASELLANEELRRAYLGET, encoded by the coding sequence CTGCTCGAGTTCCGCGACGTCCGCACCCATTACGGCCGCATCCCGATCCTCAAGAACGTGGACTACCGCATCGGCGAGGGCGAGATCGTCTGCCTGCTCGGCGGTAACGCGTCGGGCAAGTCCACCACGATGAAGACGATCCTCGGCATCGTACGCCCGACGTCGGGAGACGTCGTGTACCGGGGCGAGGTCATCAACAACCTGCGGACGGCGGAGCGCATCAAGCGGGGCATCGCGACCGTCCCGGAGAACCGGCGGCTGTTCCCGCACCTCACCGTGCTGGAGAACCTCGAGATGGGCGCATACACGCGAAGCGACGCCAAGGGGGTCCGGGAGGACCTGGAGACGGTGTACTCGCTCTTCCCGCGCGTGTACGAGCGCCGCACGCAGCGCGCGGGCTCCATGTCCGGGGGCGAGCAGCAGATGGTCGCGATGGGCCGCGCCCTGATGTCGCGGCCGCGGCTGGTCATCATGGACGAGCCGTCCATGGGCCTGGCCCCGGCGCTCGTGGACAACAACTTCGACATCATCAAGCGCATCAACGCCGAGCAGGGCGTGGCGATCTTCGTGGTCGAGCAGAACGCGACGGCCGCGCTCTCGATCGCGGACCGCGGCTACGTGCTCCAGGCCGGCCAGGTCGTGATGTCCGGCGGGGCGTCCGAGCTGCTGGCCAACGAGGAGCTGCGCCGGGCGTACCTCGGCGAGACGTAG
- a CDS encoding endonuclease V yields the protein MPRLREDLTHPWRVTPEEAEETQRRLAPLVRLAPLAASGPGAPVLAAGADVAYSRDGTRAWAAAVVMDAWMRVVDAAVVAGEPDAPYRPGLLAFREGRLTVEALLALTSEPGVLFLDGHGVVHERGCGLASHVGLLFGLPSVGVPKTPFHAIEASPPPGRGSRIVLTKEWGAEGAALRLKHSSRPVYVSPGNLVDLESAVALCLAWSSGRHRVPDPLSAAHTLSVVSRSAG from the coding sequence ATGCCGCGACTCCGCGAGGACCTGACGCACCCCTGGCGGGTGACCCCCGAGGAGGCCGAGGAGACCCAGCGCCGCCTGGCGCCGCTGGTGCGCCTCGCGCCGCTTGCCGCTTCGGGACCGGGCGCGCCGGTCCTGGCCGCGGGCGCGGACGTGGCGTACTCGAGGGACGGCACCCGGGCGTGGGCCGCCGCGGTCGTGATGGACGCCTGGATGCGAGTCGTCGACGCCGCGGTGGTCGCCGGCGAGCCCGACGCGCCGTACCGCCCCGGCCTGCTCGCCTTCCGCGAGGGACGGTTGACGGTCGAGGCGCTGCTGGCCCTGACCTCCGAGCCGGGCGTGCTGTTCCTCGACGGCCACGGCGTGGTGCACGAGCGGGGCTGCGGGCTGGCCTCGCACGTCGGGCTGCTGTTCGGCCTGCCGTCGGTCGGCGTGCCGAAGACCCCGTTCCATGCGATCGAGGCGAGCCCGCCCCCGGGCCGCGGGTCGCGCATCGTGCTGACCAAGGAGTGGGGCGCCGAGGGGGCGGCGCTGCGCCTCAAGCACAGCAGCAGACCGGTGTACGTCTCGCCGGGTAACCTCGTCGACCTTGAGAGCGCGGTCGCGCTGTGCCTGGCGTGGTCGAGCGGGCGTCATCGGGTCCCCGACCCGCTGTCGGCGGCGCACACCCTCTCGGTCGTCTCGCGCTCGGCCGGCTGA